Proteins encoded within one genomic window of Episyrphus balteatus chromosome 1, idEpiBalt1.1, whole genome shotgun sequence:
- the LOC129912283 gene encoding putative inorganic phosphate cotransporter, producing the protein MSVAIVAMTDKSAASEHGVFLWDEKTKSLILSSFFWGYLLTQLPSGELAQKYGGHKILLITVVVCSMICFLIPISAKLIGWPLVCALRLAQGLCQGSVFPATHSLLSKWAPIKERGLLGIICYSGAQFGIASMLCASGEISGSFMGWPGIFYVSGGIGCIWGVLFYFFASNSPSENRFILEEEKMYIEMLPVPSVESPKDITAEEPKSSLSTPWLHILTSVPFYCLVAVQCTNAWLASTLLTQIPTYLKSILGMDIKTNAILSSLPYWVMFLLCYFFAFISEVLRNKQCMSLSMSRKFFNTIGHWIPMVGLIFIGYMGKDNETLVIVLLMIIVGMNAACYLGFFVNHIDLSPNFASNLMGIANGIANLMSVLGPLSVGFIVTDEKNPEQWRIIFFITAGLLFIGNLLFISFGKFETQYWNEPQSVIITKANNKTKNIVYEYKDSVH; encoded by the exons ATGTCTGTAGCTATTGTAGCAATGACAGACAAATCTGCAGCTTCTGAACACGGT GTCTTCTTATGGGACGAGAAAACAAAATCTCTTATTCTTAGTAGCTTTTTCTGGGGCTATTTACTCACTCAGTTGCCTTCTGGGGAGTTAGCTCAAAAATATGGCGGCCATAAAATCCTCCTCATCACAGTAGTAGTGTGTTCAATGATTTGCTTTTTAATACCAATTAGCGCTAAGCTTATTGGATGGCCATTAGTATGTGCCTTGCGATTAGCTCAAGGACTCTGTCAAGGATCAGTTTTTCCAGCAACGCATAGTCTTTTATCCAAATGGGCACCAATTAAAGAACGCGGATTGCTGGGAATAATCTGTTATTCTGGTGCCCAGTTTGGAATTGCTTCAATGTTGTGTGCGAGTGGAGAAATATCAGGATCTTTTATGGGATGGCCTGGAATATTCTATGTATCCGGAGGCATTGGTTGCATTTGGGGAGTactattttatttctttgcaTCGAATTCACCATCAGAAAACCGTTTTATCTTAGAAGAAGAAAAGATGTACATTGAAATGTTACCCGTTCCCAGTGTTGAGTCACCAAAAGATATAACAGCTGAAGAACCTAAAAGTAGTTTGTCAACCCCGTGGTTACATATTTTGACATCGGTGCCATTCTATTGTCTTGTGGCTGTGCAGTGTACTAATGCTTGGCTTGCATCAACCCTTCTTACTCAAATCCCaacttatttaaaaagtatCCTTGGAATGGATATTAAAACAAATGCCATCCTTTCATCATTACCATATTGGGTCATGTTCCTGCTTTGTTACTTCTTTGCGTTTATTTCGGAAGTTCTCAGAAATAAACAATGCATGAGTTTGTCGATGAGTCGAAAATTCTTCAACACCATCGGACACTGGATACCAATGGTTGGACTTATTTTTATCGGTTATATGGGAAAGGACAATGAAACTCTTGTGATTGTGTTATTGATGATTATTGTTGGAATGAATGCAGCTTGTTATTTGGGCTTCTTTGTTAATCATATAGATTTGTCGCCAAATTTTGCAAGCAACTTGATGGGCATTGCTAATGGTATTGCAAATTTGATGAGTGTTCTTGGACCATTGAGTGTTGGATTTATCGTTACTGATGag AAAAATCCTGAACAATGGAGGATTATATTTTTCATAACAGCGGGTTTATTGTTTATAGGAAATTTGCTGTTTATCAGTTTTGGTAAATTCGAAACACAGTACTGGAATGAACCTCAGTCAGTGATTATTACAAAAGCCaacaataaaactaaaaatattgtttatgaATATAAGGATAGTGTTCACTAA